From the Tenacibaculum dicentrarchi genome, the window TCTCAATTTTCAAATATTACTATTGAAGTTCAGCCTTTAGATAAAGAAGAATATGAATCGTTAATTGAAGCTGGATTGTATGCTGTGTTGGTTTATCAAGAAACATATCATAGAGAGGAGTATAAGAAACATCATCCGAAGGGAAAAAAATCGAATTTCGATTATCGTTTAGATACGCCCGATAGATTAGGAAAAGCAGGAATCCATAAAATAGGTTTAGGTGCTTTATTCGGATTAGAAGATTGGCGTGCCGATAGTTTTTTTACAGCATTACATTTAAAATATCTGCAAAAAACATATTGGAAAACAAAATATTCTATTTCATTTCCAAGGTTACGACCACATTCGGGTGGATTAGAGCCAAAAGTTGAAATGACAGATAGTGATTTAGTGCAATTAATTTGTGCTTTTCGTTTGCTAGACGAAGATATTGAGCTATCAATGTCTACCAGAGAAAGTGAAGTATTTAGAAATAATATTGTAAATTTAGGGGCTACTTCTATAAGTGCAGAATCAAAAACAAATCCAGGAGGTTATACGGTTGAACCACAATCGTTAGAACAATTTGAAATTTCTGATGAAAGAAGCACAGAACAAGTAGTAAAAATGTTAAAAAATAAAGGTTTAGAAGTGGTTTGGAAAGATTGGGAACAGTTTGAATCAATATAAAAAAATGAGCTTAACAGAAGAAGAAAAAAAACAATATAACCGTCATCTTATTTTAGAAAAAATAGGTTCAGCAGGGCAGTTAAAATTAAAAAATGCTAAAGTTTTGGTAATAGGTGCTGGCGGATTAGGCTGTCCTGTATTACAATACTTAACAGCTGCAGGAGTTGGTACAATTGGTATTATTGATGATGATAAAGTTTCGCAAAGTAATTTACAACGTCAAATTTTATATACTGTTGATGATGTTGGATTTTCAAAAGCAGAAACTGCTAAAAATCGATTATCAAAGTTAAACCCGTTTGTTAAGTTTAATGTTTATAAAGAACAATTAACACGATTAAATGCTATTTCATTATTTGAAGAATATGATGTTATTGTAGATGGAAGTGATAATTTTTCAACTCGTTATTTAACAAATGATGCTGCGGTAATAACAAACAAACCGTTAGTATATGGTGCAATTTTTAAGTTTGAAGGACAAGTAAGCGTATTTAATTACAAAGGAAGTGCGAGTTATCGCTGTTTATATCCTACGCCACCAAAACCAGATGAATCACCAAATTGTTCGCAAATAGGTGTTTTAGGTGTTTTACCTGGTATTATAGGTAGTTTACAAGCTAATGAAGCGATTAAAATAATTTGTGAAATAGGCGATGTTTTAGCCAATAAATTATTGATGTATGATACCTTAACAATGCGTCAAATGCTATTGAATTTTGAAAAAACTCCAGAAAAATCAATTACAAAATTAGAAGAAAATTATGATTTTTTCTGTGGAATTATTGAAGCTGATAACGAAATAACATTAGAAGAATTACAAGCTGATTTATTAAAATATAATCTTTTAGATGTTCGTGAAGATTGGGAAAGAGAGCAACACCATATTGGAGGACAGCATATTCGTTTAGTAGATTTACCAGAGCGATTAAATGAAATTGATACCACGAAACCTGTAATTGTGTATTGTAAATCGGGTATTCGAAGTAAAAGAGCTATCTCTTTCTTAGAAGATTCATTAAAAGAAGCTATTTTAATAAATCTTAAAAATGGTTTGAATTAAAAAATTAACACGTATTTACTTTATGAAAAATATAAATACGTGTTAAAAACAACAAATAGGTGATTATTTTCTAATAAAATTTATATATTTAAGGTCTTAAAAAAATCTACGCCTTGAAATTAATCAAACAAAAGAAATTATATTTTTCAGATGAAAAATCAGACAAAGTTTATGAAGTTGACTTATGTGAAAGTCAAGATTTATTTATAGTAAACTTTAGATATGGAAAAAGAGGTGCGAGTTTAAGAGAAGGCACTAAAACTGTTTTTCCTGTATCTTATGAAGAAGCTGAGAAAATCTTTAATAAATTAGTCGGAAGTAAAGAAAAGAAAGGGTATTCAGAAGCAAATTTATCAGAAAAAAAACAAGTTGAAAATCCGAAGAAAGAAGAAAAAAGTACTACACGAAAAGATACTATTTTAAAGTATCTAAATCAAGCTTTAAAAGGAACTTATACCAGAAATTGGAAAGTAGCTAGAATTATAAATAGAGTAGGTGTTTTAAAAATAAAAGAAGCAATACCATTAATCGCTCAATTTATTCATTCATCAGATAAGTTTGAACAGTATAACGCGTTATCAGTATTAATTGATTTTAATGAATCAAATTATGTTGAAGATGCAATTAAAATCTTCAAAAAAGATACTTTTAATACAATTGGAGGAAGAGTTTCCGTAGCTTATATTTTGAAATATGGAAATACTTCGGATATAGAAACGGTACAAAATGAAGCTAGAAAATATATTACAAAAGTAAAATTAGATTCTTTAAAAACACGACTTTTAGCAGAAATTTTAGGAGAGAACCCGAAAAATCCGATGCTATTATTTTATGTTTATATTTATTCCTTTAATAACGAAAAATTAAGATTGGAGTTATTGGAAGTAATAGAAGAAATTCCGTTAAAAGTAGATACTTTTAAATCTGTACGCTATATTTATCGAACAGCTTATGCAACAAATGACACTCAATTTTTTGCTTTAGTATCTAAACGAATTGCTATTAGTAACGGAACTTACAGTTCTGATTTCCCATATATAAATGATGAATATGATTGGGTAGAAGCATCCGAAGAAAAGAAAAAACCAAATCCGAGAATTGCTTTTTCAGGAAAAACCAAAAACTATTTTAATAAAAATACCTATCAGAAAGTATATACTTTAAGTACAGATAATCAAGAAGCATATATTGAATATGCTAAAGAATTATTATGTTCCTTAAATGATAAAGAAGATACTGCTCCTGAAAATAGAACTACCGAATGGGTTTATAATCGAGAAACAGGATATGAACCAGAATTTAGATGTTACCCTAAATATCATCAATTTTTAGCTTTAATGTATATCTTGTATGGAAATTCAACAAGGTTTAAATGTATCGGTAATAAATGGTTTTATATTGATGAACTTACTGATAACAGTATAAGAGAAGATATTTTACCTGCTGTTTGGAATAAAAAACCATCCGAAGTATTGTCTATTCTAGCCAATGCAAAAAGTAGTATTGCAGTTGATTTTTCATTGAAAATTATAAAAGAAAATCCACATTTTTTAGAAAATTTATCCGAAGAAATACTAGCGAAATTAATACGACATTATCATCCGAAGGTATTAAATTTAATAGCTGAGGTTTTAGAACAAAAATATGCGATAGCCCAAGCTCCTGAAGAAATTCTATTGATTTTAGTATCTTCAAGATATAAAAAAGTTGTTGAATTAGGATTAAAATGGTTAGATAAATATGAAAATTCGTATTTATCAAATCCTTCTTTAGTAACAAAATTATTGCTTACTGATGAGGTTTTAATCATCGATTATTTAAGTAATTTATATAAAAATAATGTAGCATATAATATGCCGATTTTTATAGATGATTTAATAACATTGTTTGATGAGCCTTCTACATATACTTCTGAATTTTTAATAGCGGTTAATTATTTAATCGGAAATACATTTTTTGGAAAATTATTAAGTGAAATATCTGCTCAATATATTATCAGTTTATCGGCTTCAAGTTCTATAACAAATCAATTATTTGCAATTAATTTAGCAAAACATAATACTACATCGGTTTATGAACTTTTTAAAGAGAATTATAAAGAATATATTGCCTCAGATGAAGCGATTTTAAGAAGTGCAGGAATTGAAATTTTAGCATATTTTCCTGATGAATTTTTATTGGAAAATAAACAAGATATAATTAAATTTTGTTTTTCAGAACATGAAACCGTTAGAAAAGCAATACAACCGACAATTCGTAAATTAATTCATTTAGATGAAGAATTTAAAGAGTATTTACGTAAAAAATTATTAGCTTATTTAGTAGAAGATGAAACGTATGAAGGTTTACATCAAAATTGTTATAAAACTTTAATACAATTTTATGGAACTCAAATAAATGCAGTATCTGAAGAAGAAATAATAGCATTAATTTTATCAAAACATGAATTTGCACAGAAATTAGGAACGCCACTTTTTGAAAAAAATGTGGATATGAATAATTTAAAAATGTCTAAATTAGTTCGTTTAGCACATAGTGATGTATTTTCTGTAAGAACACAATTACATAATTATTTTAAAAATAACGTAGCCAGAGTAAATTACGAATTAGAAGAAGCATTGCCTATTTTTAATACAAATTGGCAAGATGTTATTGATTGGGCGGATGCTTACTTTAAAACATCTATTGAAGCTAAAAATTGGACAGTACCATTACTATTATATGTGTGTGACCATGTAAAAGAACAAGTACAACTATTAGGTAGAAGCCTAATAACAACTCATTTTTCAGAAGAAAAAGGATTACCATTACTTGTTAGTTTACAAGAGCATCCAACAAAAAATATGCAGTTTTTTGTAACCAATTATTTAGAAGGATATGCATCAGATAATATTAAAGTTATCTTACAATTAGAAGATTATTTTAAAACAACCTTATTTTATATAAATACCAATAGAGCAACAAAAACAAGAGTATATTCTTTTTTAGAAAATCAATCTAAAAAATATAAAGAAATTGCTGAGATGACCGTAAGAGTTTTAACAGCTATTTTAGATACAAAAACTGCCATTGATAAAAATAAAGTTATAGAGATTTTAATTACTATATCTGAAATACATACAGATGTAGAAGTGCCATTATTAATTAAATAAGAATAAGAAAAAGAATGAAGTTTAATTTTAAATATAGTGGTAATAGTAGTGTTAGTAATACCATGGCATCTACAGGAGTAAGTTTTGCTCCTGATACATTAAGAGAGCCTACATATTTTGTAGGAAGCCTAGATAAAAAAATTCCTTTTAGAGAGGCTATTTCAGCTTTACATCATGTAGTAATTGCCGATTTTAATTTTCAACCAAAAGATAATACAGAATACTTAGCTTGGTTAAAAGGTCAGGAAGAGGTATGGATTGCCGAAGCAACAGCTCAATTATCAGGGTTAAAAGAAGATATTAATCATCTTCAAGAAAAATTAAAAAAATTACGCCTAAAAAGAGAAGAAATTACAAAGCCTTTTTATGATGCGCAACGAAAATATTTTAATTATCTATATAAACGAGATTATGCTGCTTGGTTTGTTTTAGACCCCGTAATTACAGTACACCCAGACCAAGTGTTTTTTGAGTGTTTTAGTCAAGATGAATCTGTTTATGGAAAATTATCTTGTGGTTATGATGTTTTTAAAAATATAAATGAGTTTAAATGTGGAACTACAAATATTGATTATTCGAAAGAATTATATAATGAGTTTCAGAAAATAAGAACTTATAAAGAAACAGAGTTTAAAGTAGATCCAACGGGTTTTGATGTAAAAACAACAGGAGAAGATACTTATAGAGAAGTAAAAATTGATTTACCAGATAGTTGGGTTCGTGGTTTTTTACAAGTAAGTAGTGCCATGACAAGTGATAAAGTATCTTTTGATTTGCATCCTGTGGATATTGCTAATTTTATAGCAGTATTAAAAAGACACAAAGAAAAGAAAGGTCCAAGGGCGATAAAATATATATTGAAACCTGGTAAACCTATTATTGCTGTTTTTGAACCTTGGAATATTGAAGTGGCTTGTTTACAATCTATATATAAAGGTGATGAAGAAAAAGAAATAAGAGTTTGGGGAAGAAGAAGAATAACGCTTTTAGAACGATTATTGCCAATTACGACTAAATTCACTGTTCATTTATTGGGTAGCGGTATGCCGTCATTTTATATCGCACATTTGGCAAATGATATGTATTTTACATTAGGATTATCTGGTTGGACAGCTAATGATTGGACGCAAACAACTAATTTAGATTTACTTTCACCTAGAGGACAAGTTCCTGCTACTACCATGCAAACTATTTATTTAGCATTGCGAAAGGATTGGTTAAATACTCCGAGTAATTTAGCTAAAGATTTAGGATTAGATAAAACAATTGTAACACAATCATTACAAACTTTTACACAAGCAGGAAAAGTAGTGTACGATTTAAAGAATAATGTATATCGAATTAGAGAATTAAAAAAAGATGGAATTGATTTAGATAGCTTACGTTTTTCTAATGAAATTGATAAAAAAGCCTATGAACTGATGGAGTCAGGAGCTGTTTCAAATTTAAAAACAGCTATAGATGGTAGTAATATAAACATAAATGCAACAGTAAGTAATAATTATAAAACAAATGTACTTATTAACAACGACCTACAAATTGTTGATGCTAAGTGTGTTTGTAGTTATTATCATCAAAATAAAATGACAAAAGGACCTTGTGAACATATTTTAGCCACAAGAATTGCTTTTGATAAAAAAAATTAATATATTTAAACCCTGGTAGTAATAAGATAACGACCTTGCAATTTGATTGGTGTATCACCAATCTAGCTTACAGACACCGAACGCGTCACTGACTCGAACTTAACTTGTGAAATAGGTACTATAGTGCCATTTCCTGTTATACTTCTTCGAAGTGAAATAGCACTATAGTACCTATTTCACTGGAGTTGTTCAATTCAGTCTTTAGAATTGTACGAAGATATATCTTATTGCTACCTTTTTTTGTTTTATGGATAATTCAGCTACGAGAAAACAAGAGATTTACGACAAAATTAAAGAATCATCAAAACATGAATTTATTCTTTCAGAAATGAAACGATTAGGTTTTTGGGGTGATGATAACGTGAATTTCGATAAAGTAAACGATTTTTTAAAAGAAGAAAATGCTCTATCAGGAGATTTATCAAAACTTTTAAAAAAGGAAAGACTAATAAAAGATACTGATGCTTTTATCGCCAATAAACACAAAGAGCGAAAGAAGTTATCAAAAGAAAAACAAAAAGAAACTAAGCTTAAAAGAGAACAAATCCGTAAGGAAAAAGCGGAAAAATGGCAGCAGACCAAAAAAGAAGATATTACTTATTTAGGTGCTGGTTATTCTCATCAGTTAAACGATACTCAAATAGATGAGGTAAGACTCAAAGAAGCTGGTTTACCAATTTATCATTCGGTAAAAGATTTAGCTGAGGCTATGAAAATTACGGTAAATGAACTTCGGTTTTTAGCTTTTTCAAGAAAAAACTCACAAATTGAACACTACAAACGTTTTAAAGTTGCTAAAAAATCAGGCGGATATCGTTTAATTTCTGCGCCAATGCCTCGATTGAAAAGAGCGCAACACTTTATTTTAGAAAATATTTTAAATAAAGTAATTGTTCATGATAAAGCTCATGGTTGTGTAAAAGAAAGGTCAATTATTAGTAATGCAATGCCTCATTTAAATAAAGCGGTTGTTATTAATCAAGATTTGAAAAACTTTTTTCCATCAGTTACTTATAAAAGAATAAAAGGCGTTTTTAAATCTTTAGGATATTCAGAACAATTAGCAGTTATTTTTTCATTATTATGTTCAGAATCTAAAATTTTAGATATTTCGTTATTAGGTGAAAATTACTTTTCAAAAAGAGGAGAACGTTTTCTACCACAAGGCTCGCCTTGTAGCCCTGCGATAACTAATATTTTATGTCGTAAAATGGATTATCGATTAGATGGTTTAGCTAAAAAATATGGTTTTGATTATTCTAGATATGTTGATGATACTACTTTTTCAGGAAATCATGAACAATTTAAACACATTACAGCAATATTAAAATATTCTAAAAAAATCATATCCGAAGAAAATTTTAATTTACATCCTGATAAGCTTAAAATAATGAAGCGAAATCAACGACAGGAAGTAACAGGTATTGTAGTGAATGAAAAATTGAATATTGATAAAAAATCATTAAAACGTTTTAGAGCATTGTTATATCAAATTGAAAAAGAAGGTATCGCAGGGAAAACATGGAACGGCGGATTGAATGTTTTAGCAGAAATTGATGGATATGCAAATTATATTTATCAAGTAGATAAAGAAAAAGGTGTTAAGTATAAAAGTCAAGTAGCAGATATTTTAAAAGCGCATTCTTATAAAGAAAGTAAAGGAATTTTTAATAAAATAAATTCGTTGTTCAAAAGATAATAGTTTAAAAAAAATCTAAATTTACCAAAAAAGCGTTTTCTTTTTTAATCTTTATTTAGAGCCTGTTTAAAAATCAAATTTTCGTCATGCTGAATTTATTTCAGCATTGCATCAACAGTAGAACTAGGGCAAATCAGAATGCGAACCTGAAATAAATTCAGGTTGACGGATTCGATTTTCTGTTTTTCTGTATAAACTATAAAACGTTTTTTAGATGAAGTTTAAACAAGCTCTTAAGATTAATAAGAAAACGCCTATTAAAAATTATCTAAATTATGGATTTGTTGACCATAAAGAAGCACCTTTTAGCATGGCTCTTCTAGGTAACATTAAACCAGCGACAATTAATTCTGCAAAATCTTCAGGTTGTAACACTTTTTCAATATTTCCGTCAGTAATTCCTAATTCTAACGACATATCCGAAGCAATTGTACTTGGCGTAAGCGTGCAAACACGAATATTATTTTTACGCACCTCTTTCATTAACGATTCTGACATTCCAATAACCGCAAATTTAGAGGCTGAATAGGCTGAGGTTGTCGCATTTCCACTCAAACCAGCAGTCGATGAAATATTAATAATATCACCTTGGTTTTTTTCGATTAAATACGGTAAAACTTCTTTGGTTACATAATACATTCCCATTAAATTGGTTTGTATAATTTGTGTCCAATCTTCAACTTTCATATCGTTAAAAGTTCCAAAAGAAGCGATTCCAGCGTTATTTACTAAAATATCAACTGTTCCAAAAGTGGCAATAATTTCTTTGATTCCTTGTTGAACTTGCTCATAATTTCCGACATCAAAAATGGCATAAGTTGCCTCGATATTGTATGATTTTAATTCGGCAACGGTTTCTTGTAATCGTTTTTCATTTCTACCAGTAATGGCAACGTGTATTCCTTTTTGAGCAAAAGCGATGGCAGTTGCCTTTCCTAATCCTCTACTTCCACCAGTAATGATGGCTTTTTTATTTGTTAATTTTTCCATTTTTATAAACTGTTTGTATAGGTAAAGGTATTGTTTTTTGGAGCTATTTCCCGCTTTCCGCACTCGCTCTTTTTTGAAAAAAGTCAAAAAAGGAGCTCAAACAAATGCTTCAATCGGGGCTAGGCATCGTTACAAAGCTTCATTTTTTCATACTTTATTTTTAACATTAATTAATACGATGGTAATTAGTATAATAAAAATTCCAATAGCTTGTAATACATTAACCTGTTCATTTAGTATTAAAAAAGCACTTAAAACAGAAATAGGTATTTCTAAAGCAGCAATAATACTGGTTAATCCGTTACCAATTACGGGTACACCTTTGCTAAATAATATAGGAGGTAATACAGTACCAAACAACCCTAAAACCATTCCCCATTTTAGTATTTCTACGGAATTTACTTCTTCAATAATTTGAAAATTCCAAAAAATAAGGATTGCTAAAAAACCGCCATATACTAAATACTTACTTCTAGTTAAACTAGGTAATTCTAACGAAATTTTATTGGAAGCATACATTGAAGCGGTATAAAATATAGCCGCAAATAAACCATATATAACGCCTAATAAATTTAAATTGAAATCACTTTCAAAAACTTTTGAAGCTAATAAAGTCCCTAGTAATACCATTATTGAACCTATTATTTTTGCTTTTGAAACAAGTTTTCTATCGATAAAAAACTCTAAAAGGATGCCCATCCAAACTGTTTGCATTAACAGAATAATCCCCACAGAAACAGGAACATATTGTATTGATAAATAATAAAAACTACTGGTAAGCCCTAAAAAAGTACCGAAAAATATTAATTTTAACTTAGGGTATTTTGCTGTTGATATTACTGTTTTGTTTACTGTATTTTTTGTTGAAATAGTTTTTTTTGATGTTACCTTAATAAGAAAAGTAGCGATACTTAAAAAAAGTACGCCAAAAAGATATTGTAAAAAAGTAAGTCCTGCTGTACCAAAATTATTATGATTGGCTAATTTAATAATAGTTGCTAAAATACCATAACTAGCTGCTCCTATAGAAACGAATATCATTCCTTTTAGTTTGTTCATTTTTTTTATTTTAGGTGTAATTTGAAGTAATAAATTTGTATAAAACGTATTTTTTAGTAGGCTTAAAAAAGCGAATTGAAAAAATTATGGTTTTATTAAAAAAGTAAAAACGCATCAATTTGATGCGTTTTTTTAGGTAAAAAAATAGATGTTGTTTATTTTTTAGCTAATTTATTGACAGTTAAGCGGTTTTCACGATTGGCAATTTCCCAAGCTGTATAAAAAACCAAACGCGTTCTGTTTTCTAATAGTTCGTAGTTAATTTTATCGGCAGTATCGGTTGGTTTGTGGTAGTCTTCATGGGTTCCGTTAAAGTAAAAAATAACAGGAATATTATGCTTTGCAAAATTATAATGATCTGAACGATAGTAAAAACGATTTGGGTCATTTTCATCATTATACGTATAATCTAAGGTAATATTGGTGTATTTTTTATTCATAGCCTCAGAGATGTTGTGCAACTCTGTACTCAATTTATCGGCACCAATTAAATAAAGGTAATTAGGTGTTTCTTTGTGTGCTTTGTCAACACGCCCAATCATATCAATATTTAAATCGGTAACGGTATTTTTTAAAGGGAAAATAGGATTTTCGCTATAATATTTTGACCCTAATAAACCTTTTTCTTCACCTGTTACATGTAAAAATAAAACAGAACGTTTAGGTCCTTTACCAGCATCGGCTGCTTTTTTAAAGGCTTCTGCAATTTCTAATATTGCTACTGTACCCGAACCGTCATCATCAGCACCGTTGTAAATTTGTCCGTCTTTAATACCTTCGTGGTCTAAATGTGCCGAAATAATAATAATTTCATCAGGCTTTTCAGAACCTTTAATAAAGGCAAGCACGTTTTCAGAATCTTTTAATACCAGGTCATACCTATTTTTACTTAAAAAAGCACTAGGCACTTCTTGAAAATAATTGGTACCACCTAAAGGTGATTTAATTTGTTGGTTTATATAAAAATCTTTTAAATATTTTACAGCTTTCTTTTGCCCAGGTTCTCCGGTATTTCGTCCTTCAAATTCATCCGAAGCATAGATAAATAAATGCTTTGCTAAATCTTTTGCAGTAATTGTTTTTGCAAATTTATCAGCATGATCTATAGTTTTACCAATTTCGATACTTGCTGTTTCTTTTGTGCTTCCACAGGCTGTAAACACAATTGCACTTGCTATGTAAAGTAATTTTTTCATCAATAAATAAAAGGTTTTTATATGGTTTTTTCGATAACAAAAAATTGCTACCAAATGTCAAATTTAATTATTCTTTATAATGAATTGTTTTAACGTTTTGTTAAAACTGATAAGTTCTTTAGGAAATAGTGAATCAAAAGCATTTTTTTTGATTAACTCTTGCGAATTTCCGCAATAAATTTGTGTATCGGCAAGTAAAATAAATTCGTCGGCAAGTTGAATGGCAATATTTACTTGATGGGTAGAAATAATAATAGTTTTACCTGTTTGTTTGACTAATTTTTTTAACAACGAAAACACTTTAAAGGTGTGATGAATGTCTAAATGAGCAGTTGGCTCATCTAAAATAATAAGGTCGGTATCTTGTGCTAAGGCACGTGCAATAAG encodes:
- the thiH gene encoding 2-iminoacetate synthase ThiH, which translates into the protein MSNFKELFDTYNWDDNLKSIFDKTAVEVEYALSKEKLDLEDFKALISPAARPYIEQMAQKSSLLTKKRFGNTIQMYAPMYLSNECQNICTYCGFSMTNKIPRRTLSDAEILKEVAFLKGKGYDHILLVTGEANKTVGVDYIKNAIQLIRSQFSNITIEVQPLDKEEYESLIEAGLYAVLVYQETYHREEYKKHHPKGKKSNFDYRLDTPDRLGKAGIHKIGLGALFGLEDWRADSFFTALHLKYLQKTYWKTKYSISFPRLRPHSGGLEPKVEMTDSDLVQLICAFRLLDEDIELSMSTRESEVFRNNIVNLGATSISAESKTNPGGYTVEPQSLEQFEISDERSTEQVVKMLKNKGLEVVWKDWEQFESI
- the moeB gene encoding molybdopterin-synthase adenylyltransferase MoeB, with translation MSLTEEEKKQYNRHLILEKIGSAGQLKLKNAKVLVIGAGGLGCPVLQYLTAAGVGTIGIIDDDKVSQSNLQRQILYTVDDVGFSKAETAKNRLSKLNPFVKFNVYKEQLTRLNAISLFEEYDVIVDGSDNFSTRYLTNDAAVITNKPLVYGAIFKFEGQVSVFNYKGSASYRCLYPTPPKPDESPNCSQIGVLGVLPGIIGSLQANEAIKIICEIGDVLANKLLMYDTLTMRQMLLNFEKTPEKSITKLEENYDFFCGIIEADNEITLEELQADLLKYNLLDVREDWEREQHHIGGQHIRLVDLPERLNEIDTTKPVIVYCKSGIRSKRAISFLEDSLKEAILINLKNGLN
- a CDS encoding WGR domain-containing protein; amino-acid sequence: MKLIKQKKLYFSDEKSDKVYEVDLCESQDLFIVNFRYGKRGASLREGTKTVFPVSYEEAEKIFNKLVGSKEKKGYSEANLSEKKQVENPKKEEKSTTRKDTILKYLNQALKGTYTRNWKVARIINRVGVLKIKEAIPLIAQFIHSSDKFEQYNALSVLIDFNESNYVEDAIKIFKKDTFNTIGGRVSVAYILKYGNTSDIETVQNEARKYITKVKLDSLKTRLLAEILGENPKNPMLLFYVYIYSFNNEKLRLELLEVIEEIPLKVDTFKSVRYIYRTAYATNDTQFFALVSKRIAISNGTYSSDFPYINDEYDWVEASEEKKKPNPRIAFSGKTKNYFNKNTYQKVYTLSTDNQEAYIEYAKELLCSLNDKEDTAPENRTTEWVYNRETGYEPEFRCYPKYHQFLALMYILYGNSTRFKCIGNKWFYIDELTDNSIREDILPAVWNKKPSEVLSILANAKSSIAVDFSLKIIKENPHFLENLSEEILAKLIRHYHPKVLNLIAEVLEQKYAIAQAPEEILLILVSSRYKKVVELGLKWLDKYENSYLSNPSLVTKLLLTDEVLIIDYLSNLYKNNVAYNMPIFIDDLITLFDEPSTYTSEFLIAVNYLIGNTFFGKLLSEISAQYIISLSASSSITNQLFAINLAKHNTTSVYELFKENYKEYIASDEAILRSAGIEILAYFPDEFLLENKQDIIKFCFSEHETVRKAIQPTIRKLIHLDEEFKEYLRKKLLAYLVEDETYEGLHQNCYKTLIQFYGTQINAVSEEEIIALILSKHEFAQKLGTPLFEKNVDMNNLKMSKLVRLAHSDVFSVRTQLHNYFKNNVARVNYELEEALPIFNTNWQDVIDWADAYFKTSIEAKNWTVPLLLYVCDHVKEQVQLLGRSLITTHFSEEKGLPLLVSLQEHPTKNMQFFVTNYLEGYASDNIKVILQLEDYFKTTLFYINTNRATKTRVYSFLENQSKKYKEIAEMTVRVLTAILDTKTAIDKNKVIEILITISEIHTDVEVPLLIK
- a CDS encoding SWIM zinc finger family protein; its protein translation is MKFNFKYSGNSSVSNTMASTGVSFAPDTLREPTYFVGSLDKKIPFREAISALHHVVIADFNFQPKDNTEYLAWLKGQEEVWIAEATAQLSGLKEDINHLQEKLKKLRLKREEITKPFYDAQRKYFNYLYKRDYAAWFVLDPVITVHPDQVFFECFSQDESVYGKLSCGYDVFKNINEFKCGTTNIDYSKELYNEFQKIRTYKETEFKVDPTGFDVKTTGEDTYREVKIDLPDSWVRGFLQVSSAMTSDKVSFDLHPVDIANFIAVLKRHKEKKGPRAIKYILKPGKPIIAVFEPWNIEVACLQSIYKGDEEKEIRVWGRRRITLLERLLPITTKFTVHLLGSGMPSFYIAHLANDMYFTLGLSGWTANDWTQTTNLDLLSPRGQVPATTMQTIYLALRKDWLNTPSNLAKDLGLDKTIVTQSLQTFTQAGKVVYDLKNNVYRIRELKKDGIDLDSLRFSNEIDKKAYELMESGAVSNLKTAIDGSNININATVSNNYKTNVLINNDLQIVDAKCVCSYYHQNKMTKGPCEHILATRIAFDKKN
- a CDS encoding reverse transcriptase family protein, whose product is MDNSATRKQEIYDKIKESSKHEFILSEMKRLGFWGDDNVNFDKVNDFLKEENALSGDLSKLLKKERLIKDTDAFIANKHKERKKLSKEKQKETKLKREQIRKEKAEKWQQTKKEDITYLGAGYSHQLNDTQIDEVRLKEAGLPIYHSVKDLAEAMKITVNELRFLAFSRKNSQIEHYKRFKVAKKSGGYRLISAPMPRLKRAQHFILENILNKVIVHDKAHGCVKERSIISNAMPHLNKAVVINQDLKNFFPSVTYKRIKGVFKSLGYSEQLAVIFSLLCSESKILDISLLGENYFSKRGERFLPQGSPCSPAITNILCRKMDYRLDGLAKKYGFDYSRYVDDTTFSGNHEQFKHITAILKYSKKIISEENFNLHPDKLKIMKRNQRQEVTGIVVNEKLNIDKKSLKRFRALLYQIEKEGIAGKTWNGGLNVLAEIDGYANYIYQVDKEKGVKYKSQVADILKAHSYKESKGIFNKINSLFKR
- a CDS encoding 3-ketoacyl-ACP reductase, with product MEKLTNKKAIITGGSRGLGKATAIAFAQKGIHVAITGRNEKRLQETVAELKSYNIEATYAIFDVGNYEQVQQGIKEIIATFGTVDILVNNAGIASFGTFNDMKVEDWTQIIQTNLMGMYYVTKEVLPYLIEKNQGDIINISSTAGLSGNATTSAYSASKFAVIGMSESLMKEVRKNNIRVCTLTPSTIASDMSLELGITDGNIEKVLQPEDFAELIVAGLMLPRRAMLKGASLWSTNP
- a CDS encoding EamA family transporter, which translates into the protein MNKLKGMIFVSIGAASYGILATIIKLANHNNFGTAGLTFLQYLFGVLFLSIATFLIKVTSKKTISTKNTVNKTVISTAKYPKLKLIFFGTFLGLTSSFYYLSIQYVPVSVGIILLMQTVWMGILLEFFIDRKLVSKAKIIGSIMVLLGTLLASKVFESDFNLNLLGVIYGLFAAIFYTASMYASNKISLELPSLTRSKYLVYGGFLAILIFWNFQIIEEVNSVEILKWGMVLGLFGTVLPPILFSKGVPVIGNGLTSIIAALEIPISVLSAFLILNEQVNVLQAIGIFIILITIVLINVKNKV
- a CDS encoding M28 family metallopeptidase, translated to MKKLLYIASAIVFTACGSTKETASIEIGKTIDHADKFAKTITAKDLAKHLFIYASDEFEGRNTGEPGQKKAVKYLKDFYINQQIKSPLGGTNYFQEVPSAFLSKNRYDLVLKDSENVLAFIKGSEKPDEIIIISAHLDHEGIKDGQIYNGADDDGSGTVAILEIAEAFKKAADAGKGPKRSVLFLHVTGEEKGLLGSKYYSENPIFPLKNTVTDLNIDMIGRVDKAHKETPNYLYLIGADKLSTELHNISEAMNKKYTNITLDYTYNDENDPNRFYYRSDHYNFAKHNIPVIFYFNGTHEDYHKPTDTADKINYELLENRTRLVFYTAWEIANRENRLTVNKLAKK